The genomic region TCATCACTCAATGAAAATTCCATTTCAAATCTTTCCAAATTCTtattctaaaaatattatacactaCTAGTACTAGTCTTACTAGTTAACAGTATTATGGACTAGTTAAGAGTACTATGGACTAGTTAAGAGTACTATAGGGTAGTGTAGACTGTACTTAACTACAGTGGACTCTAACTGACTACTGTACTTAGACTACTGTTAACACCTAACTACTACTGTTAACACCTAACTACTACTGTTAACTCGTAACTACTGTTAATTAgtgttaatatattttaaatatttactGATTTAGATGTTGgtataattttaagtaaatttgttattatatCTTTGGCTATACATCTTAAACCACAAATTATAAGAACTTTAGGTCTTGTAAAACCTTCAGTTCTTTCATCTACATCAGATTCCTCATTTCTCGAACTCTTATTCATTGTACATTTATTCAATGAACTCTTATTCAATGAACTTTTATTCATTGAACTCTTATTCGATGAACTCTTGGTTGATGATTTGGTAATATGATTTGCGATATGAagagaatatataaatctTATAGAATCCAATGTCCCAATAcgattatttaaataaaatacatcAACATATGTGTTTAAACAtgtgaaaaaatattttatactaGAGGAAAGTTCAGGTATATCAATTTTCTTACTCTTTAACAAGGTATTAATTCTCTTGGATATTAAAGTATTAATATGATATTCAAAATGATTAGTTAAGGGATTAGGAACTTCTCTTAAacttaataaatatttaactaaaGGTGTAACATTTTTAAGTTTATATGAAGAAAAAAGTGGATGATCAAATAAGATTTCTGACTCCAAATCACTATTTGAACTTAAATATGTTTCATAATCTTCATTAAATGTATTGAAAATGTCTTTATGAAGTAATGAACCTTTAGTTTCCAATTCAATTTCACCCTCTTCATCACTGTCAATCAAGatattagtaaaattacTTTCTTCAAATGTATCTTCTCTTTTTCTcttataatatttatctctatcaattattttaataagtAAATCCAAATTAGTTTCTTTAGATTCCTTGTGATCTATGAGTTCACTAGAATCCTTATGATCTATGGTTTCATTAGAATCCATTGAATCATTAgatttattagttattttatattcattagaTTCCATTGattcattaaaaaaatcttattttattattatattgtgattatatatttaaccTGATCAATTTAATGTgtagttatttttatttttaaatcatgAATGCAGATTCTGTTTTATATTGTGAACGTGAGTTTGAAATTTACTAAAACTTTGTTTTTCTACTTGTTTATACTTAAAAATTCTATTTCCTTTAGGAATCCAAATTCTTTTGAAAGGAGTTTCTCATATTTAACACAATCTCCAGTTCATCTCAATTTAAATACTAAATTTTCACTAAACTTATTCTCTAAAACTGATCAAAgatatttaataacttctccattattttatttgaatGGACCACCTCATTTAGGTCATGCTTACACATTAGTTTCTTCAGATGTCCTTAAGAGGTTTCTTATACTCAGTGGCTACGAATGTAAATTACTTGTTGGTACTGATGAACATGGTTCTAAGATAAAGTTAACTTCTTCTAATCTCGGTTATTCTCCTAAACAGTACGTTAATTTAATGAGAAATCACTATTACGAGCTGTATAAACAGTATGACATATCTCCTGACATAGTAGTTCACACCTCTGAAAATGATCATAAATCCAAGGTTAAAGATGTATTTAACTCTTTTGTTAGGTCTGGTTTTATTTACAGAGGGTTACACAAGGGTTACTTCTCTCCTAAGGAAGATTTGTATTACACTgaatcaaaattaattgatgGGAAATCACCTTTAGGTTTTGAAGTATCACAAGTAAATGAACCGGcatattttttcaaattaagCTCTTGGAGAGagaaattaattgatttctTCAAGGAATCTGTGATTAAACCTAATCATTCACTTATTGAGGTTAGAAAATCTTTAGAATCAgatttaaatgatattgCCATTAGTAGATCCAATTGTGATTGGGGAATACCAATCAATATTATGAATAACGGTGAGACAGACCAGAATGAAACAGTCTGTAATGAAACAGTCTGTAATGAAACAGTCTCGAATGAAACAGTTTATGTATGGTTTGATGCACTTTTGGGTtatttaacacattttaattcatttccCCAATTACAAGATCAAgaattaaagaatttaaaattaattcatgTGATTGGTAAAGACATTTTAACATTTCATAGTTTGTTATGGCCATCAATATTAATGGCATTAGATATACAAGTAcctattaaattattagttcATGGTTGGTTATTGAATAAAGGtgaaaaaatttcaaagtCTCTTGGGAATGTTTCCAATTTGGAACCTCAGTTAAGTGATGTTTCTAGATTTGCTCTCATGAGTTTGGGTGACTTTAGTTCTgattttgaatttgattcttctatttttgataattcAATAAAAATCCTTAGGAACAAATTTGCCAATACTTTCTACAGAATCACATCATTATTACATAATCATAAATTGGACTCCGTATTACCAACTAACACTGATcatgaattaattaacaaatttcATCTCTATACAGTTAATATTACCAAGTATATGGAATCATTTAGAATTGACAAGTATATACAAGTTTTAATGGAAATGTCATCTGAAGTGAATCGATTTATTGAGTTGAATCAGATTTGGACCATGGGAACTTGTgaattattacaaatttctTGGTTACTTTGTAcacttttattttatatatctGTTTATTTGAGTCCAATAACTCCTAAATTATCCAATGATATGATTTCACGATTAAATCCACAACTCAATCAAAATACAATATCTCcttcatttaatatttttaacaatATACAACACATTTCTTATTATCCTCAACATCTTAATATcttaatttaatatcatatatattagaGTAGTTACAGAGTAGTTAGGAGTAGTTAGGAGAGGGTTTTGGTGTACTTAGGGGTATACAAGGAGTATATAACAGTAGATATACAGGGTATTAGAGATAGATTACGGGTATATAAGAGTATATTAGATGTAgtattaggtatataaggtatcaagtatataagggtaTAGTTAGTAGGtattatgtatatatacacTAGTACAAAGTAGTCTATTAGGTACTTAAAGTGTACTAGTATATTCTAGTTAGGTAGTAAGTACTATAAGTACTCTAGGGCTATATTAGACTATTTAAAGCCACTCTAGGTACTCTAGGGCTACTCTAGGCTTTAGTTACTGGAGGTATATTAAAGGGTACTTAAGGTATATTAGAATACATAAAgagtataatattaatgtgtagatttattaaatttagtgTATGGTATTGTTCTGAAATAATCATATCCAGTAGTTTTATGTCTGAACCAAGGCCATGTTTTTGTTCTAAATCCaaattaattcaattaatCTCACCTTGGTTTATtataatgtattttatcACGAAGTTTCTTTATTTGTATACTTTCCAAATTCTCAATCTCAGGATATACTTGATATGATAATCTcactaaaatttttatcaacaaatgttgtattattaatattattagttgtATTATTACTTGATGGACGTTGATATGATATGTAATCACgttctttaaaatttgttggTAATTTACGtcctaaaattaatcttcTAAAATACCATGTCCTATCAATTTTACAAGTTTCATGATGTAATAACATATCATCAACATCTTTAATATCTACCTaacacattattaattaatcaaCTTAATCAACTTAATCAACTTAATcaatcaattaattaattaattattattaatattttacatttaatgaattggaaattaattttttagtttcaAATGTGAATATTTTATGATTATCCGATTCAAATTCTTCATCAGTTAAATATGACATCatattatctaattattaattttcaaataataaaattacattgattttttaattgtaaaaatgTTCCAGTAATTTGTTCTTCAGGAAGTGTATTTTTAccaattaatttcaattccATACATAATTCCTATTAATcacataattatttacacatttacataattatttacacaattaacggtattattataaaattatctaattattaagttacttgtaaataattgtagAATTTACGGAAAGTGAATCTTCCTGGAGattccattaatttttgtacAGAGAATTGGAAATATTTTTCCGTTTCTTCATCTGGatttttctaataaaattattttaaaatatttattatttacagaatctattaatatattcttttttattccattccataattttgttatattattttcatttcttggatataatttttcatttattattctatcatatttatctttaggtttatttattctccaaattgttatatatcttatttgtatatttctcattcatataataaatttaatcaacaatttaacaaattcaacaaaatttaacaaattcaacagaatttcataaatttaatcaatttaacattaaattcataatttaataattataataattataataattaaaatatatgatttatgataaaaatttaattatagtaGAATATATAGTGCCATAAATTAAGCATTCtggtaaaaataatattgatttcATACTAAATCcacaatataatttacGTATACTAAATCCACCATTTctctaaaaaaattaattaaattaatgaaatttactttgatatgtgtaaaaaaatcTTTATAACCATTTTTAGATGAATATTGATATTTAActctaaaaaatttattaatgaaatgaATTTACTTGAGTGTATCAATTGGATATGTAATAGTTTTTGATATGAATGATGTGACTGTAGcgaatattaaattaaatggatATAATTCAACTGGTTTCATttctatatatttattaaaaaattttcattacCAATTGgatttaatgattttatatttgattttaatattacatttttggaaatttcttcatttatattttctattattttatattgGATTTGTTCATTCAATGGTAATGTTATCATCAAATGTGTACTTGTCGATATTAAACATAATAAAAATCCACTATACAAATTTCTTATACCTATATTCATATTACTCTTAATCACTATAGTATttagttacggtgcttgctccaataGTATAAGTAGTTTTTAAGTAGTAA from Theileria annulata chromosome 1, complete sequence, *** SEQUENCING IN PROGRESS *** harbors:
- a CDS encoding uncharacterized protein (Tap465h02.q1ca.cand.22 - score = 16.94) — encoded protein: MRNIQIRYITIWRINKPKDKYDRIINEKLYPRNENNITKLWNGIKKNILIDSKNPDEETEKYFQFSVQKLMESPGRFTFRKFYNYLQELCMELKLIGKNTLPEEQITGTFLQLKNQYNMMSYLTDEEFESDNHKIFTFETKKLISNSLNVDIKDVDDMLLHHETCKIDRTWYFRRLILGRKLPTNFKERDYISYQRPSSNNTTNNINNTTFVDKNFSEIIISSIS
- a CDS encoding methionyl-tRNA synthetase, putative (Tap465h02.q1ca.C.cand.4 - score = 15.47;~SMART pfam:tRNA-synt_1 (PF00133) at aa 57-468, E()=2.10e-05); the protein is MQILFYIVNVSLKFTKTLFFYLFILKNSISFRNPNSFERSFSYLTQSPVHLNLNTKFSLNLFSKTDQRYLITSPLFYLNGPPHLGHAYTLVSSDVLKRFLILSGYECKLLVGTDEHGSKIKLTSSNLGYSPKQYVNLMRNHYYELYKQYDISPDIVVHTSENDHKSKVKDVFNSFVRSGFIYRGLHKGYFSPKEDLYYTESKLIDGKSPLGFEVSQVNEPAYFFKLSSWREKLIDFFKESVIKPNHSLIEVRKSLESDLNDIAISRSNCDWGIPINIMNNGETDQNETVCNETVCNETVSNETVYVWFDALLGYLTHFNSFPQLQDQELKNLKLIHVIGKDILTFHSLLWPSILMALDIQVPIKLLVHGWLLNKGEKISKSLGNVSNLEPQLSDVSRFALMSLGDFSSDFEFDSSIFDNSIKILRNKFANTFYRITSLLHNHKLDSVLPTNTDHELINKFHLYTVNITKYMESFRIDKYIQVLMEMSSEVNRFIELNQIWTMGTCELLQISWLLCTLLFYISVYLSPITPKLSNDMISRLNPQLNQNTISPSFNIFNNIQHISYYPQHLNILI